Proteins from one Camelina sativa cultivar DH55 chromosome 8, Cs, whole genome shotgun sequence genomic window:
- the LOC104709675 gene encoding putative F-box protein At3g23950 codes for MNIPEVVFVILVRLPLKSIARFRSVCKEWKDLIDSDFFRDHFMSRHSSSSISWSIIQMQPHKLTLEIVGHHGCKTWGLARSPGSFMSFFVERAINKIQVLACTDGLVLVYLEAADDTPMYYVGNPLFQEWFRVPLPPFLSLEDLERLRLQEHFSDTRLVTKMRSGIVVSYKVVLVINHYRTQVGFVIYSSDTGKWEHQNVTCPLHHRWLGHRKSIALNGILHWFSSLISSFMVYDFYGGNVDDGCRIISFPDSGKDDLLRRFRRTFTTSEGSIVYYNEYRENENRTLRVWRLVKYTDGPEEVWQLLWEVSLVSMIELLGINYFPVAMHPLNSEIIYLWCMDKEGMVLFNLRTLAFGLHKENEADSKCMDGCVLSFNRCSEYMENKCGYFIPRFNCVPNPLLFSQYVLPRWLHRLPRPPPT; via the coding sequence atGAATATTCCTGAAGTGGTGTTTGTTATCTTGGTGCGACTACCGCTGAAAAGCATTGCAAGATTCAGATCAGTGTGCAAAGAATGGAAAGATTTGATCGATTCAGACTTCTTCCGAGATCACTTCATGTCTCGccactcatcttcttcaatctcgtGGTCAATCATTCAGATGCAACCTCACAAGCTGACACTTGAAATCGTGGGTCATCATGGATGCAAAACATGGGGACTTGCTCGTTCTCCGGGATCTTTCATGAGTTTCTTTGTCGAGAGAGCAATCAATAAGATACAAGTCTTGGCTTGCACCGATGGATTGGTCTTGGTTTACTTAGAAGCTGCCGATGATACTCCTATGTATTACGTTGGAAACCCTTTGTTTCAAGAGTGGTTTCGAGTCCCTCTCCCTCCTTTCCTCTCTTTGGAAGATCTTGAGAGATTACGGCTGCAGGAGCATTTCAGCGACACTAGATTGGTTACGAAGATGCGGAGTGGTATCGTTGTGAGTTACAAGGTAGTGTTGGTGATTAATCACTATCGTACTCAAGTCGGTTTTGTGATTTACTCATCTGACACAGGGAAGTGGGAACATCAAAATGTGACTTGTCCTCTTCATCATCGCTGGTTAGGTCACCGCAAGTCGATTGCTTTGAATGGGATACTTCACTGGTTTTCAAGCctcatctcttcttttatgGTCTATGATTTCTATGGAGGTAATGTTGATGATGGGTGTCGTATCATATCTTTCCCCGATAGTGGAAAAGATGATCTGTTGCGGCGTTTTAGGAGAACCTTTACAACCTCGGAAGGGTCGATTGTGTATTACAACGAGTACCGTGAAAATGAAAACCGCACGTTACGGGTTTGGAGGCTGGTCAAGTACACTGATGGTCCTGAGGAGGTGTGGCAGCTCTTATGGGAAGTCAGCTTGGTTTCTATGATCGAGTTGTTAGGTATCAATTATTTCCCGGTGGCGATGCATCCTTTGAACTCTGAGATCATCTACCTGTGGTGCATGGACAAGGAAGGTATGGTCTTGTTTAACTTGAGGACATTAGCGTTTGGTCTTCACAAGGAAAACGAAGCCGATAGCAAGTGTATGGATGGTTGCGTCTTGAGTTTTAACAGGTGTAGCGAGTATATGGAGAACAAATGTGGCTACTTTATCCCACGGTTTAACTGTGTTCCTAACCCTCTCCTCTTTTCACAGTATGTTCTCCCTCGTTGGTTGCACCGGCTCCCTCGTCCTCCACCTACTTAG